A single Fibrobacter sp. UWH6 DNA region contains:
- a CDS encoding Fic family protein, whose amino-acid sequence MEIVNLAIEISVLATRCEAWLEGRQGHRGFDCGVGRDLCDEPFQGDYDVFSLSDFLRAHADLAGANQPDGGSFRTGNGCVFNGKMCIHLAPPASEVPYMMQELFQWLQKSEDHLLIRACIFHYALDYIRPFKDGNGRMGLLWQSLLLKKLSPVLSNLSREHWDEDQQRRYYFAFVKAIKAGEAGPFVEFLLQGILDLLKNIAESLKEKGDDAASVELSIRQNKILDYLREKTLTVEQIAKKLKVSSRTVEREMSKLQQMGVVYREGSDKTGSWRVR is encoded by the coding sequence ATGGAGATTGTGAATCTGGCTATCGAGATTTCCGTTTTGGCGACCCGATGCGAGGCCTGGCTGGAAGGCCGTCAGGGGCATCGCGGCTTTGACTGCGGCGTCGGTAGAGACCTCTGCGATGAACCCTTTCAGGGGGATTACGACGTGTTTTCGCTGTCGGATTTTTTGCGGGCCCATGCCGACTTGGCGGGGGCGAACCAGCCTGACGGGGGATCTTTCAGGACGGGGAACGGCTGCGTTTTCAACGGCAAGATGTGTATCCACCTGGCGCCCCCTGCAAGCGAAGTGCCTTACATGATGCAGGAACTTTTCCAGTGGCTCCAGAAAAGCGAGGACCACCTGCTGATCAGGGCCTGCATTTTCCATTACGCCCTGGATTACATCCGCCCCTTCAAGGATGGCAATGGCCGCATGGGATTGCTCTGGCAATCGTTGCTCCTGAAGAAGCTGAGTCCCGTTCTTTCGAACCTGTCCCGGGAACATTGGGACGAAGATCAGCAGCGTCGCTACTATTTTGCCTTTGTGAAGGCCATAAAGGCAGGCGAGGCGGGCCCCTTTGTGGAGTTCCTTTTGCAGGGAATCCTGGATTTGCTTAAAAACATTGCAGAATCCCTTAAAGAAAAGGGTGATGATGCCGCAAGTGTGGAACTTTCTATCCGACAGAACAAAATTTTGGATTATTTGCGAGAAAAAACGCTGACTGTTGAGCAGATTGCCAAGAAGTTGAAAGTTTCGTCGAGAACTGTAGAACGGGAAATGTCTAAATTGCAGCAAATGGGTGTTGTTTACCGCGAGGGTTCCGACAAAACAGGCTCCTGGCGGGTACGTTAA
- a CDS encoding Rne/Rng family ribonuclease, translating into MANKCKRGILISKTPYEKRIAIMEDGELVELVVEGVSSNRVLGNIYKGVVQKVLPALKAAFIDIGLEKAGFLHQEDAVDRNELLRREYGDDDDEGGSSKEVPIDEILHEGQEIMVQVVKEPISTKGARLTTHLSFAGRFLVCMPGTNFIGVSKRERDPAKRREFKKVVRRLKGRDVGYIVRTNGLNESEFEINKQMRELESKWEQTKYNFENQPAETCIYEESDSIEQTVREYFGDNTDYVYIDNRDEYFALRDYLKVLSPDKLDKVKLWSSNESLFEYFKIENDYARSLQRQVPLPRGGNLVIEQTEALVSIDVNTGPKVHGKDQGKIILETNIDACHEIAKQLRLRDVGGLIIIDFIDMETEADNETVYQEFRKAIRRDKAPITPAPISQFGLMEVTRKRVRVNLMTEKTQVCPVCCGGGRIATLESTLGMIDRWMARAKAKGKLREVTLVVSPFVIDVMCKDLNRMYNYLEYKHGMKINLVEDEHAHINQFWMYDKNNEDITDLYNFA; encoded by the coding sequence ATGGCAAATAAGTGTAAGCGCGGGATTTTGATTAGCAAGACGCCTTATGAAAAGCGTATCGCTATCATGGAAGACGGTGAACTCGTCGAATTGGTAGTGGAAGGCGTTTCTTCTAATCGAGTTCTGGGCAATATTTATAAGGGCGTGGTCCAGAAGGTGCTTCCGGCACTGAAGGCTGCGTTCATTGACATCGGCCTGGAGAAGGCCGGCTTCCTCCATCAGGAAGACGCCGTCGATCGCAACGAACTGCTTCGTCGCGAATACGGTGACGATGATGACGAAGGCGGTTCCTCCAAGGAAGTGCCTATTGATGAAATCCTCCACGAAGGCCAGGAAATCATGGTCCAGGTGGTTAAGGAACCCATCAGCACCAAGGGTGCCCGTCTGACCACCCATCTCAGCTTTGCCGGCCGTTTCCTGGTCTGCATGCCGGGTACCAACTTTATCGGTGTGTCCAAGCGTGAACGTGATCCGGCCAAGCGCCGCGAATTCAAGAAGGTGGTCCGCCGCCTGAAGGGTCGCGATGTGGGCTATATCGTACGTACCAACGGCTTGAACGAATCCGAATTCGAAATCAACAAGCAGATGCGTGAACTGGAAAGCAAGTGGGAACAGACGAAGTACAACTTCGAAAACCAGCCTGCCGAAACCTGCATCTACGAAGAATCTGATTCCATCGAACAGACCGTCCGCGAATACTTTGGCGATAACACCGACTACGTGTATATCGACAACCGCGACGAATACTTCGCCCTCCGCGACTACCTGAAGGTTCTGTCTCCGGACAAGCTGGACAAGGTGAAGCTGTGGAGCAGCAACGAAAGCCTGTTCGAATACTTCAAGATCGAAAACGACTATGCACGCTCTCTCCAGCGCCAGGTCCCGCTGCCCCGCGGTGGCAACCTGGTCATCGAGCAGACCGAAGCACTGGTGTCCATCGACGTGAATACCGGTCCCAAGGTCCACGGCAAGGACCAGGGTAAGATTATCCTGGAAACCAACATCGATGCTTGCCACGAAATTGCAAAGCAGCTCCGTCTCCGCGACGTGGGCGGCCTGATCATTATCGACTTCATCGATATGGAAACCGAAGCCGACAATGAGACCGTCTACCAGGAATTCCGCAAGGCAATCCGTCGCGACAAGGCTCCCATCACCCCCGCCCCCATTAGCCAGTTCGGCCTGATGGAAGTGACCCGTAAGCGCGTCCGCGTGAACCTGATGACCGAAAAGACTCAGGTATGCCCGGTCTGCTGCGGTGGTGGCCGTATCGCTACCCTGGAAAGCACTCTCGGCATGATTGACCGTTGGATGGCTCGCGCCAAGGCCAAGGGCAAGCTCCGCGAAGTGACCCTGGTGGTCAGCCCCTTCGTTATCGACGTGATGTGCAAGGACCTGAACCGCATGTACAACTATCTGGAGTACAAGCACGGCATGAAGATCAACCTGGTGGAAGACGAACATGCCCACATCAACCAGTTCTGGATGTACGACAAGAACAACGAAGATATTACAGACCTGTACAACTTCGCTTAA